A region from the Lolium perenne isolate Kyuss_39 chromosome 4, Kyuss_2.0, whole genome shotgun sequence genome encodes:
- the LOC127296249 gene encoding protein indeterminate-domain 14, with the protein MALVKSHHQMLASSSTTSSSSPSSQQQLLLPPVPPLPVVTSSSCVAADQPSPAKRKRRPPGTPDPDAEVVALTPQTLLESDRYVCEICGQGFQREQNLQMHRRRHKVPWRLVKRAPAPPSGGGEDGSNGGGTGGAGAASTAAPRKRVFVCPEPSCLHHDPAHALGDLVGIKKHFRRKHGGRRQWVCARCAKGYAVQSDYKAHLKTCGTRGHSCDCGRVFSRVESFIEHQDACNSGRIRGEAPGVPPVLPALRPSVMRHPVSGGATPTPPPELQLLPAATKAPPTDISLFSVSHEPHATTTKLELSIGAAPDDDGREEVRRAMQEKACADAERARARDEAAAAERALEEARRARQRARGELERACALRDHAARLLAQVTCHACRQRSFAVVPMVGVVAAGGDGHGHGHGGASAVACESLRRGAGLGL; encoded by the exons ATGGCACTAGTCAAGAGCCACCACCAAATGTTGGCCTCGTCTTCAACAACCTCGTCGTCGTCCCCGTCCTCTCAGCAgcagctgctgctgccgccggtgccGCCTCTGCCCGTCGTGACCAGCTCATCCTGCGTCGCCGCCGACCAGCCCTCCCCCGCCAAGCGCAAGAGGCGCCCGCCGGGCACGCCAG ACCCTGATGCGGAGGTGGTGGCGCTGACGCCTCAGACGTTGCTGGAGTCGGACCGGTACGTGTGCGAGATCTGCGGGCAGGGGTTCCAGCGGGAGCAGAACCTGCAGATGCACCGGCGGCGGCACAAGGTGCCGTGGCGGCTGGTGAAGCGCGCGCCGGCGCCGCCCtctggaggaggagaggacggGAGCAACGGCGGCGGCACGGGAGGAGCGGGAGCGGCGTCGACGGCGGCGCCTCGGAAGCGCGTGTTCGTGTGCCCGGAGCCGAGCTGCCTGCACCACGACCCTGCCCACGCGCTGGGCGACCTGGTGGGGATCAAGAAGCACttccggcggaagcacggcggGCGGCGGCAGTGGGTGTGCGCCCGCTGCGCCAAGGGCTACGCCGTGCAGTCCGACTACAAGGCGCACCTCAAGACCTGCGGCACCCGCGGCCACTCCTGCGACTGCGGCCGCGTCTTCTCACG GGTGGAGAGCTTCATCGAGCACCAGGACGCGTGCAACTCCGGCCGGATCCGCGGCGAGGCGCCGGGTGTGCCGCCGGTGCTCCCGGCGCTCCGCCCGTCCGTCATGAGGCATCCTGTCTCGGGCGGCGCGACACCGACTCCTCCGCCGGAGCTCCAGCTCCTCCCGGCAGCCACCAAGGCGCCGCCGACCGACATTTCCTTATTCTCGGTCTCCCACGAGCCCCACGCGACGACGACGAAGCTCGAGCTCTCCATCGGCGCCGCCCCGGACGACGACGGGAGGGAGGAGGTGCGGCGGGCCATGCAGGAGAAGGCCTGCGCGGACGCCGAGCGGGCGCGGGCGCGCGACGAGGCCGCGGCGGCGGAGCGCGCGCTGGAGGAGGCCCGCCGCGCGCGCCAGCGCGCCAGGGGCGAGCTGGAGAGGGCGTGCGCGCTGCGCGACCACGCCGCGCGGCTGCTCGCGCAGGTCACGTGCCACGCCTGCCGCCAGCGCTCCTTCGCCGTGGTGCCCATGGTGGGCGTCGTCGCGGCCGGCGGCGACGGGCACGGCCACGGCCACGGCGGCGCCTCGGCGGTGGCCTGCGAGTCCCTGAGGAGAGGAGCAGGGTTAGGACTGTAA